Genomic window (Acidimicrobiia bacterium):
CGCGTGATCCTCGCCCTGCCGGTCGTGCCCGGATAATGCCGGGTGCCCTCAGTCCGGTTCATGAACGACGTGCCCACAGCCGAACCCCGAGAGTCCACGAGCCGACGGTCACGGCGGCTGCAGGCATGAGTGCCACTGCGCCCGCCGTCACGAATCCGTTGAGCGCAAGCGAGGAGAATCCCCACATCACCGTCGGAAAGCCGACGCCCACCGCGAGCTTGGCCACCGGACGAGACGTACGGTTCTGCTCCTGGCGTCCGAACAGTGCGATGAGACCGGCGAGCGGAAGCAACAGGACGCCGAACCAGACGGGCCGGGACCACCACCAGCCTCCACTGAGCGGTTCGATTCCCAATCCGACGCCGCCCAGGAGCAGCCCGAGGCTGATGACGGCCACCATCGCAGTCATGTGCCACAGGTAGATCGTCATGATCCGGCCGTTGCCGAGGATCACGGCGGACCAGACGGTCGGGCGCTCGAGCCATCGAGCGACGGCGGAACGCAGCGCCAGGATCAGGCCCATCTGGAACACGGCGAGCATCATGAGGGCAACGGTCGGCGGCAGGTTGTTGGTCGGTTCCGCTCCGGGTACCCCCACCATGCTCACCGGATAGCGACCGGAGACGGTGAGGGCCAGGAGGGCTGCCAGCCCGACCAGTGCCACAACCGAAGCGCCGATACGCCCCCCACCGACGGCACCGCGCTGCCACCTCACTCCGAGTTGATGGATCCCCAGCCACACGAAGAGGAAGTTCACCCAGCCCACAACCGGAACGCCCAATCCGTGGTGCAGCCAGTCGACCATGCCGGCCGCTCCGAGCAGGCCGATCGGGATCGCCCACCCGAACCTCCTATCGAGACCGACCATGAGCGGAGCGAGCGCAACGACCCCCATATAGACCGCCAGGAACCACAAGGGGCCGGCAACTACCTGTGTTCCGGGGCGCAGGAGTTCGCGATCGATGCCGGTGCCGTTCAACACGAGCGCTGCTGCCGCCCACACGGCCGCGAACACCGCCGTCGGCCGGAGCAGTCTGGCGGTGCGCGCCTGGAGCCAACTCGAATAGGAACTGCCGCGTTCCCTCGATGCGGCCCAGGAGACCGAGTTGGCAAACCCGCCCACTATGAAGAAGATCGGCATGACCTGCAATATCCAGGTCGAGTACTGAATGCGGGGTTCTACGACGAGAAGATGGTCGACGACCAGTTCACCGTCGCGAACGACGATCACTGCCATCAGCCAGTGGCCGATGACCACGATCGCGATCGAGAACAGGCGGAGGAAGTCGATGTACCGATCTCGCTCCGGAGGCGTCGCCTCGGCCAGGTTTCTGGCTTGCTTCCACATAGTCCGCATCGCGACCTCCATGTCCTCGTGTAGATCAGGAGACCAGACGGAGGGCGGGAGCACATCGGGGGGCCACCCCGGTTGCATGTCCGGGGCACCCTCGTGGGGTTCAGGGTGCCCCATCTTGCGGCTAGCGTCAGTATCGAAATACGAAAGGATCCTCGTGCGGTTCCGGCTGGCCACTGCGGTTCTATTGATACTCATGTTCTCTCCCGGCGCGGCATCGGCACAGAGCACCGAATGTCCCGTTTTCGAGGGGATCACCTGCGACGGCGCGGTCACCGATACGACCGGGGTCATCGACGACGATGCGGCTCTCGAGGAAGCGGTTGGAAGGCTGGTCGCGACCTACGGCCACGAAACGGCCGTAGTGATCATCGAGGGCACGGGAAGTCGATCCGTCGAGGACTTCGCCATCGATCTCGGAAACGCCTGGGGCGTGGGTGATCCCGAGCTCAATGACGGCATCATCGTGGCCGTGGACCTCGATTCACGGGTCACGACCGTTCAACATGGTGAGGGTTTGAACGGGGTGCCGCGGGATTTCGATTCCATCGCAGCAGTGGGAAACAGTTTCTTCGCAAACGGAGACTTCGACGGTGGGCTGCTCGCCATCATTGGATCGCTGGACGAAGCCCTCGCCGCGTTTGCATCCGGGGAAACGGGATCCGGACGAACCGTGGACGATGTTATGGACGGCTTCACGCCCGACGATTCCGGTTCCGGCGATGGCCCGAACCTGGGCATCATCGGCGGAGCCATCGGAGTCGTTTTACTGGGTGGGTTGGGTGTCACCGGCGTTGCCGTCCGCGGCCAGCGCCGGACCCGAACGCGACGCACTCGGCGGGAGCTGATCGACGGCGAACTGTCGCGGCTCGATGTTGCAGGCCACGAGTTGCCGCTACTGAGGGACTTCCTGATAGAAAGCAGCGCCGGATCGGCGAGTGCTCCACTCCCGGACGTGCTCAAGGCTCTCGCCGACATCGCCGAGACGAAACGGCCGGACGGCGAAGCAGCGGTACAGGCCGCTCATCACCATCGCCTCATCAACATCGTCGACCGGTCCCGGATGATGGAGGCCGCCGAGATGCCGCTCGAGCTGCAGGTCACCGGTGAGAGGGACGTCCTGGAGGGAGGCGTGCAATCGGCCGCCAAGGATGCCCTGGAAGTGGACCTGGACGACGACTTGACCTTCAACGTGCGTCGTGAGGAACTGACCCGGCTGGTCGACGGTTTACGTCCCTACCGGGTGGCCGAAGCTCGTGCGCGAGTGGCAGCCTCCGTTGACCAGCGACTCGTCGATACCGGCGCCGGCCACGCAATCCTGACCGACCTGGGAGAACGCTTCCTGAAAGCTGCACCGGTTCTCACCGACCACAAGGACGTCGAAACGGCTGTGGAGAAGCTGGAAGCGGCCTATGCGGTCGCCAGGACGAAGACCGACACCCTCGAGTCTCTGTACGCTCAGCTCCCCTCGTCGTCCGCGCGTCCCGCCGTCGCGGCGGCCCTGGCGGACGTTGATCCGGATGCCGATCGCGCCTTCACCCGCTACGAGCGTGTGCGTCGAGAACTCGACGAAAAGGCAACAGATCTCAAGCAGGATGGTCTGGACATCGCCGCCGTGGCGGCGCTCCTCTTGCTGAACCGTGACGAGGAATCGGTTCCCGAGTTCCTGGCCGCCTACAACCGCAATCGCCAGGAGGATCTGACTCCCTCCGAGGCTGTTGAATACGCACTGGCCGGTCTGTCCAACCCGCGACGCG
Coding sequences:
- a CDS encoding acyltransferase; this encodes MRTMWKQARNLAEATPPERDRYIDFLRLFSIAIVVIGHWLMAVIVVRDGELVVDHLLVVEPRIQYSTWILQVMPIFFIVGGFANSVSWAASRERGSSYSSWLQARTARLLRPTAVFAAVWAAAALVLNGTGIDRELLRPGTQVVAGPLWFLAVYMGVVALAPLMVGLDRRFGWAIPIGLLGAAGMVDWLHHGLGVPVVGWVNFLFVWLGIHQLGVRWQRGAVGGGRIGASVVALVGLAALLALTVSGRYPVSMVGVPGAEPTNNLPPTVALMMLAVFQMGLILALRSAVARWLERPTVWSAVILGNGRIMTIYLWHMTAMVAVISLGLLLGGVGLGIEPLSGGWWWSRPVWFGVLLLPLAGLIALFGRQEQNRTSRPVAKLAVGVGFPTVMWGFSSLALNGFVTAGAVALMPAAAVTVGSWTLGVRLWARRS
- a CDS encoding TPM domain-containing protein — its product is MRFRLATAVLLILMFSPGAASAQSTECPVFEGITCDGAVTDTTGVIDDDAALEEAVGRLVATYGHETAVVIIEGTGSRSVEDFAIDLGNAWGVGDPELNDGIIVAVDLDSRVTTVQHGEGLNGVPRDFDSIAAVGNSFFANGDFDGGLLAIIGSLDEALAAFASGETGSGRTVDDVMDGFTPDDSGSGDGPNLGIIGGAIGVVLLGGLGVTGVAVRGQRRTRTRRTRRELIDGELSRLDVAGHELPLLRDFLIESSAGSASAPLPDVLKALADIAETKRPDGEAAVQAAHHHRLINIVDRSRMMEAAEMPLELQVTGERDVLEGGVQSAAKDALEVDLDDDLTFNVRREELTRLVDGLRPYRVAEARARVAASVDQRLVDTGAGHAILTDLGERFLKAAPVLTDHKDVETAVEKLEAAYAVARTKTDTLESLYAQLPSSSARPAVAAALADVDPDADRAFTRYERVRRELDEKATDLKQDGLDIAAVAALLLLNRDEESVPEFLAAYNRNRQEDLTPSEAVEYALAGLSNPRRVAAVREQSKRLGLPVAITAALLERRLDGVAVYTELLDQLAETGVTGDARRTIAGILAVSLEPAQALRRWTESRAELAALGLEGSYADIAAAFGASDPRGSREFALAYAAQRQALARSSIDDADRFAPELAHAGTSRQTDTWTGEPISGRFGSFDPFTLLFYHWVITGGHSGSYGWEAVYADSSWSNDSNSWFGGFSGGGFGGGSGGSSGWGGGGWSSGSFGGFSGGGFSGGGGGSSGW